The sequence GGGCCCCGCAGCGCGGGGGACGTTTCCTCCAGGGCCGCCCCTCAGTGGCTCCGGACCTCCAAGTGACAGGGCCTTGCCTGTCTGCCCAGGAGTGGACCGACTACCGCCTGGCCTGGAACAGCTCCCGCTACGAAGGCGTGAACATCCTGAGGATCCCTGCAAAGCGCATCTGGCTGCCTGACATTGTGCTTTACAACAAGTGAGTGGCAGGGTTGCCGAGGCGGCGAGGGCCAGGCCGGGgcagcagccccagcccctgggggtCGGCAGGTCGTGAGTCAGCCCCCGGCCTCCGGCCTCCGCTGTGCTCCCCTCGCTCCTCTAGGCTGTGAGGCTGGAAAAGGAATCGGAACGAGCAGAGCCGGCACCCTCTGTCGCCAGCGGGGAATTGGAGGCCCCGAGAAGCGGAGGGCCTCGCTCGCTCATCCAGCACAGCTGGGGGGCCAGGGCTGGCATCTGCACCCCACCGCAgggctctccctgccctccatacTGTCTCGTTGACCCTCAGTTGCTTTGTCAACGTTGGGCGTTGGGAGCATTGGCTGACGATGCGTAAATAGCATACAGGGAGCAAGAGACTCTTGTGAGGTCAGCGTTACCAGTGGACGCACGAAACACGTTTGTGGTCTGGGGACGACAGACCTGAGTTGGGATCCTAGCTGGTAGTCTCACTTCACTTCCCCGAGCctcggttttcccatctgtaaaatggggtaaccACAAAACCCAGCTCCTTGCTGTGAGGCTCAATAAGCTCATGCACGTGAAGAccccagcctggggtggggagtgaggggggtgggggggtggggagtgtcgggggtggggagtgacgggggtgggggggtggggagtgacgggggtggggagtgacgggggtgggggggtggggagtgacaggggtgcgggggggggggggtggggagtgacgggggtgggggggtggggagtgacgggggtgggggggtggggagtgacgggggtggggagtgacgggggtgggggggttggggagtgacgggggtggggagtgacgggggtggcggggtggggagtgacgggggtggggggggtgggggggtggggagtgacgggggtggggagtgacgggggtgggggggtggggagtgacgggggtgggggggtggggagtgacgggggtggggggggtggggagtgacgggggtggggggggtggggagtgacgggggtggggagtgacgggggtgggggtggggtggggagggccttCTGGAAGGTGGCCTTTTCGGTGAGGGCACCAGAGGCTGGAAGGAAGGATGACCGGTGAGAAACGATCCTCAGGGCCAGTGGGCGAGTTCTGAGAGAAGGCCAGGCCTGCGGACTTCACGCCGTTCTCCTGTCCACGCCTCTAGCGCCGACGGGACCTACGAGGTGTCCCTGTACACCAACGTGGTGGTCCGCTCCAACGGCAGCATCTTCTGGCTGCCGCCCGCCATCTACAAGAGCGCCTGCAAGATCGAGGTGAAGCACTTCCCCTTCGACCAGCAGAACTGCACCCTCAAGTTCCGTTCCTGGACCTACGACCACACGGAGATCGACATGGTTCTCAAGTCGCCCACGGCCAGCATGGACGACTTCACCCCCAGCGGCGAGTGGGACATCGTGGCGCTGCCGGGGCGAAGGACGGTGAACCCGCGGGACCCCAGCTACGTGGACGTCACCTACGACTTCATCATCAAGCGCAAGCCCCTCTTCTACACCATCAACCTCATCGTCCCCTGCGTGCTCATCACCTCGCTGGCCATCCTCGTCTTCTACCTGCCGTCCGACTGCGGCGAGAAGATGACGCTGTGCATCTCCGTGCTGCTGGCGCTCACCGTCTTCCTGCTGCTCATCTCCAAGATCGTGCCGCCCACCTCGCTGGACGTGCCGCTCATCGGCAAGTACCTCATGTTCACCATGGTGCTGGTCACCTTCTCCATCGTCACCAGCGTGTGCGTGCTCAACGTGCACCACCGCTCGCCCGGCACCCACACCATGGCGCCCTGGGTCCGCCGCTGCTTCCTACGCCAGCTGCCCACCTTCCTGTTCATGAAGCGCCCGGACAGCAGCCCTGCGAGGGCCCCCCGGCCCGGCCAGCTTCGCCCGGCCAGGCTCGAGGCCGCCAGCACCTCCAGCCTCTGCGGGAGCTCCATGTGCTCTGCGGCCCCCCAGTCCCCGGGCGGCTCGGGCTCCCGCACCGCAGGCCTCCAGGATTTCCGGCCAAGGTCTTCCGGGAGGTTCCAGCAGGACGTGCAGGAGGCCTTGGAGGGCGTCAGCTTTATTGCCCAGCATATGAAGAGTGATGACCGAGACCAGAGTGTAAGTCCCTAGCCCGGTCCCTGTCCCCGCCCGTTCCCCACTCCCCGCGGCGCACTCACAGGGGACGAGAGCGCCCCATCTCTGGGCTGGAGTACGGAGTCCCAAACTGGCCTGAGTTTTATCGCAGCTCCGTGCattgggaaagaggaaggaagtacCAGGGCTCCCTTTTTGTTTCGGGTCCCCAAAAGCAGACACTGAGCTGAGGGCCTGGACACACGTTACCTGAGAAGCGAGCTCAGGAAGCacagtgaggaggagagagactgCGGAGGGCGGGCCGGTCACTGGTTACTGCCCCGGGCTCCGGGGGCTCAGTCCACGGGAGGCCCTCTGAGGGGGGCATCAGCACCCACCCCTAGGGCTGAGGGTGGCCCCAGGGCATCAACTCCCCATCGCTTCCAGGCTGTGCAGCCAGCAGCCCCGCGCTGGAGAAAGCCCCGGGACGGAGGAGAGGCAGGAGCCCCAAGTCAGCCCCTTAGGGACGAGGGCGGGACGGACACCAAGGGCACCGGCTGCCATCCTCGTCTGGCTTGCCCAGAACCCCTGCAAACACGAGGGCTTTCAGGAGTACAGAAACATCGATTAGAACGTTATCATCGCTACGTTAATAACGTAACGGTGTCAGGTAGGGCGATGACAATTACAGACTTTAAAAGGAGGTGAAGTTGGCTTTCCCAGGACGAAGCAACAGGCGCTAACGCGTAGGCGTCTCAAGCGATTTTGCTCTGAACCAACGACACTTCACAGGATGACCCTGTGATCACCGAACGCAGAACGCGATGGCGACGGCTGGAGGCTGTCACACATCCCCACACATCCCACGGTGCCGGGAACATTCTCACTTCAACACCTCCTCAGACCAGGCTCTGAACAGGTCTGTACAACAGGCACACGGCTGCACAAACACAGAGGGCACATCCTAGTCTCACCCCCCACTGGCCGCACGCTCGAGGGACACGCTGGTCTCCAGTAGCACGAGGAGACAGGAGCGGGCCGGGAAAACTCCAAAATCACACCGtgaaacagaaaggagagaatcGTAAGCAACAGAAAGCGGGACGTGAGCGTGAGCGGCTCGGCCTGGGGTCCTGGGCGTGAGAAACGCAGCCCCGGCCCCGCTGACACGGAGCTGCGTGTTCACCGGATCCCACGAGGCCACGAGGCCACGAGGCGCACAGCCCGGTGCCTAAAGCCCCAGAGGAGCATCAGATTTCaccttctcaaaaattaatttgattgtGCTCCCTTTAAgaccactgggtggctcagcatcaCCTGATTTATTGGGTCCCAGATGTTAATACACAGCATGGGGCCCTGCTGGCTAAGTGAGAACCTCTGGGTGACTTTTCACAATTCGGGGCCACCCCCCACCCGGAGCCACGCTCTGAGTGAGCCAGGGCCTGTGCAGGAGGCACCCAGAGCCGGCATTTTAAAGCAGACCCCCAGGGGTCCCGGTGTACGTGCAGGTCAAGCAGCACTGGTCTCCCGTGCACCCGCCCTGAGTGCTCTCTTCTGAAGCTCTCGCCACCTGTGACACTCAGGGCCCTCTGGCCATGTCTAATTCAATTAATTAAAAGCCTCTTGTGGGGAGCAGCCaggcaggaccccccccccatcatcatCGCGGGTCACTGAGCTGCAAGCACACACGAGGGGCCCTGCCAGGACCTGACAGGATCCCTTGGAAGTGGCACGTACTCCGACCTCATTTCACAAGGGGGAAAGCCGGGTTCAGAGAGGCTCactgacttgcccagggtcacacagccggCACAGGGCGGAGCCAGGCTCCACAtgcagatctttctttttttttttttttttaattttttttttcaacgttttttatttttgggacagagagagacagagcatgaacgggggaggggcagagagagagggagacacagaatcggaaacaggctccaggctccgagccatcagcccagagcctgacgcggggctcgaactcacggaccgcgagatcgtgacctgagcccaagtcggacgcttaaccgactgcgccacccaggcgcccctccacatgCAGATCTTTCTGACGTCCTTCAACTTCCCTCCCCTGCACTGAGCACACGTGCACTTACTGGGTGGTCCACGTTCTCATGCTGGGCTTTcttccgcccccccccaccccccgccgagCACGGCCACCCCAAAGCCGGCCCAGGCTGCACAGCTCGTGCTCAGCACTTCTACCCGCCTGGTAACCAACTGGTCACTATAAATAgcacacaaatataaaaagaggggaaaacacgCACACACTGAAAAGGAAGTCATCCGAAATTGGGGCTGTCAAAACGAAACCCAAGAAAGCCAGAGAGAGCCCGCCTGGAGAGCCGCTGCTGTTGGGGACAGGCGGCGTGAGCGTGGCTGGGGTGTGGGGGCTGCCTGACACAGGACTATTCTGCAGGGCAGACGCACACCCCTGAGGCACCTGGACAAACTGGGTCACTGACGTCAGCTTGTCCGCTGCTGCCCACATCTCCAATCCCAGAGCCTCTGCTGGGTTCTGATCAGGCCGCTTTCCGGCGGGGAAGACAGGCAGAGTGGCCACAGGGGCAAGGctgtgagcctggggcctggggggggAGGGCGTTCCGGGGGGGACAGAGCAGGCCCCGGGTCCCCCAGGCAAAGGTGGCGGTGCCTCTGGAGGCCAGCAGGGTTCACAGCAGGCCCCACACCCCGCGGCGGCCTGAGAAGATTCCGCggaggcagaggctgggcccCAGTCACAGGAACTAGTGAGCAGATTGAGCAGCAGGGCATCCAGGGGTCCCGCAGGCCCCACTGCCTGCCCCCCACACGGCTCAGGGTGAACGTAAGAGAGGGGGCCTTGCGTTCCCGGGCCGCGTCCCTCTTATTTACAACAGATTTGGGCTCTCGAGTCACAACGTGTGGTATTAATAACCTTTCTAGCCCAGGCTTCCTGGACGGTCGGGGGGCCCTGCCATGCGGGGGGGAGGGCATCGAGGACCTGAGAGGCACAGAGGTGACTCcggctgcgggggaggggggggcggggccttGCCCAATAGTGAGGGCCCAACTTGAACGAAGGAGTGGAAGCAGGGAGGTCTGGGCACCTGTAACCA comes from Panthera tigris isolate Pti1 chromosome B3, P.tigris_Pti1_mat1.1, whole genome shotgun sequence and encodes:
- the CHRNB4 gene encoding neuronal acetylcholine receptor subunit beta-4 yields the protein MRSAQPLVLFSLVALCRRGDCRVANAEEKLVDDLLNKTRYNNLIRPATSSAQLISIQLQLSLAQLISVNEREQIMTTNVWLKQEWTDYRLAWNSSRYEGVNILRIPAKRIWLPDIVLYNNADGTYEVSLYTNVVVRSNGSIFWLPPAIYKSACKIEVKHFPFDQQNCTLKFRSWTYDHTEIDMVLKSPTASMDDFTPSGEWDIVALPGRRTVNPRDPSYVDVTYDFIIKRKPLFYTINLIVPCVLITSLAILVFYLPSDCGEKMTLCISVLLALTVFLLLISKIVPPTSLDVPLIGKYLMFTMVLVTFSIVTSVCVLNVHHRSPGTHTMAPWVRRCFLRQLPTFLFMKRPDSSPARAPRPGQLRPARLEAASTSSLCGSSMCSAAPQSPGGSGSRTAGLQDFRPRSSGRFQQDVQEALEGVSFIAQHMKSDDRDQSVVEDWKYVAMVVDRLFLWVFVVVCVLGTVGLFLPPLFQTHTPSEGP